In Flavobacterium sp. WV_118_3, one DNA window encodes the following:
- a CDS encoding glycogen/starch synthase, with product MNDKRILYVSSEVVPYLAENEVSLMSYDVPKMINDQGGQIRIFMPRYGNINERRHQLHEVIRLSGMNLVVNDMDMPLIIKVASIPKERIQVYFIDNDEYFKRKATFSDEDGVLYPDNDERSIFFAKGVVETVKKLNWVPDIIHVHGWLAGMLPVYMKHYYKDEALFADTKIVTSVYAQSFDGTLDPEMMKKVAFDEIPDASITDLEIPNYENIMKASILHSDAVIIASEELSPSLTKFIETSGKPFLPFVPKDAFAEAYTNFYKNQVI from the coding sequence ATGAATGATAAGAGGATATTGTATGTATCATCTGAAGTGGTGCCTTATTTAGCTGAAAATGAGGTTTCTTTAATGTCGTACGACGTGCCAAAAATGATCAATGATCAAGGAGGACAAATCAGAATTTTTATGCCTCGATATGGGAATATCAATGAGCGCAGGCACCAATTGCATGAGGTTATCCGCTTGTCAGGGATGAATTTGGTGGTGAATGATATGGATATGCCGCTAATTATTAAAGTCGCTTCTATACCAAAAGAGCGTATTCAGGTTTATTTTATCGATAACGATGAATACTTTAAACGCAAAGCAACTTTCTCGGATGAGGATGGTGTGTTGTATCCGGATAATGACGAACGTTCCATCTTTTTTGCAAAAGGAGTAGTGGAAACCGTTAAAAAATTAAACTGGGTGCCGGATATTATCCATGTGCACGGCTGGTTAGCAGGTATGCTTCCGGTTTATATGAAGCACTACTATAAAGATGAGGCGCTTTTTGCCGATACTAAGATCGTAACATCTGTTTATGCGCAGTCGTTCGACGGAACACTGGATCCGGAAATGATGAAAAAAGTAGCGTTTGACGAAATTCCGGATGCGTCGATTACCGACCTGGAAATTCCGAACTACGAAAATATTATGAAAGCCAGTATTCTGCATTCGGATGCCGTGATTATTGCCTCTGAGGAGCTGTCTCCAAGTTTAACAAAATTTATAGAAACATCGGGTAAACCTTTTTTACCTTTCGTGCCGAAAGATGCTTTTGCAGAAGCATATACTAATTTCTATAAAAATCAAGTTATATAA
- a CDS encoding DUF4270 domain-containing protein has translation MNRISLLQKILLSFTAVLLFSCDKDFNTVGSDLVGEENYTLEKYVGQTLEAYNKATGGVQTNNLPVNLLGVMNNTTFGETKAHFVSEVQLASAAPTIGDNPVIDSVWVYVPYFATQTGTDDNGVRLYELDSVYGKDNKFKLKVYESKYQLRTFDPSNGGDAQKYFSDEKNLVENNRGTLQLNDGPPNQNEAFYLNNLETILYKMDAAGNYLNSAGQIIDNSDIGNRVILERYTPGMWLDLNKTFFQNKILNASSDKLLNNNAFKEYFRGLYFQVEGISDQTCMAMLDFSKAKINIRYKADASTGSTSRVRKSIVLNLTGTTVNFLENSFALPTESGEDRLYLKGGQGAFSYIDLFNKTELEDLRAKVATNKWLINEANLTFYVDKPTMQNVTYEPQRIYLYDMKNNKVLADYNYDGTTNSYYPKMSKLVIGGLVERETSGDKKAIKYKLRLTQYVNNLIKKDSSNVRVGLVVTEDINNVKSAYFKNPFVMSDPMSPAGASYNVKFLPVASVINPLGTVLHGTNSADVDKRLKLEIYYTKPKE, from the coding sequence ATGAATAGGATTTCATTATTACAAAAAATACTCCTGTCTTTTACAGCGGTTTTGTTGTTCTCCTGCGATAAGGATTTTAATACTGTCGGTTCCGATCTGGTTGGAGAGGAAAACTATACTTTGGAGAAGTATGTGGGGCAAACGCTGGAAGCTTATAATAAAGCTACGGGTGGTGTGCAGACCAACAACCTGCCGGTAAATCTTTTGGGGGTAATGAATAATACCACTTTCGGAGAAACCAAAGCGCATTTCGTGTCCGAAGTACAATTGGCTTCTGCAGCTCCAACTATCGGAGATAATCCTGTGATCGATTCGGTTTGGGTATATGTGCCGTATTTTGCCACACAAACCGGAACGGATGATAATGGCGTGCGTTTGTACGAGTTGGATTCGGTTTACGGAAAGGATAATAAGTTTAAATTAAAAGTTTACGAGTCAAAATACCAATTGCGAACGTTTGATCCGTCTAACGGCGGAGATGCTCAAAAGTATTTTTCCGATGAGAAAAATCTGGTGGAGAATAACAGAGGTACTTTACAGTTGAATGATGGGCCACCAAATCAGAATGAAGCGTTTTACTTGAATAATCTGGAAACAATTCTGTATAAAATGGATGCTGCCGGGAATTATTTGAATTCAGCCGGACAGATTATTGATAATAGCGATATTGGTAATCGGGTGATTCTGGAACGGTATACTCCGGGTATGTGGCTGGATTTAAATAAAACATTTTTCCAAAATAAAATTTTAAATGCTTCTTCCGATAAGTTGTTGAATAATAATGCATTTAAAGAGTATTTCAGAGGGTTGTATTTTCAGGTGGAAGGTATTTCGGATCAAACCTGTATGGCAATGCTTGATTTTTCGAAAGCAAAAATTAATATCCGTTATAAAGCCGATGCGTCTACCGGATCGACTTCGCGCGTGCGAAAATCGATTGTGTTGAATCTTACCGGAACAACGGTTAACTTTTTGGAAAATAGCTTTGCGCTACCAACAGAATCCGGAGAAGATCGCCTGTATTTAAAAGGGGGTCAGGGGGCTTTTTCGTATATCGATTTGTTTAATAAAACCGAGTTGGAAGATCTTCGCGCGAAGGTTGCAACGAATAAATGGTTGATCAATGAGGCAAATCTTACTTTTTATGTCGACAAACCGACAATGCAAAATGTAACTTACGAACCGCAGCGTATTTATTTGTATGATATGAAGAATAATAAGGTGTTGGCCGATTATAACTACGATGGGACAACCAATTCCTATTATCCTAAAATGAGTAAACTGGTGATTGGTGGGCTCGTGGAGCGTGAAACAAGCGGCGATAAAAAAGCAATCAAATACAAACTGCGATTGACGCAGTATGTTAATAATCTGATCAAGAAGGATTCTTCCAATGTACGGGTAGGATTGGTAGTAACAGAGGATATCAATAATGTGAAAAGTGCTTATTTTAAAAATCCTTTCGTGATGTCCGATCCGATGTCGCCTGCCGGAGCTTCTTATAATGTGAAGTTTCTGCCTGTTGCTTCGGTAATTAATCCATTGGGGACAGTGTTGCACGGAACGAATAGTGCCGATGTGGATAAAAGATTAAAATTAGAAATTTATTATACTAAACCGAAAGAATAA
- the glmS gene encoding glutamine--fructose-6-phosphate transaminase (isomerizing): MCGIVGYVGHREAYPVIIKGLKRLEYRGYDSAGVVLWDGEDLKLSKTKGKVTDLEARVAAEITTTGTIGMGHTRWATHGVPNDVNSHPHVSNSGDLVIIHNGIIENYEPLKKELINRGYVFKSDTDTEVLVNLIEDVQKQENLKLGKAVQKALNQVVGAYAIAVFDKKKPNEIVVARLGSPLAIGIGEDEYFIASDASPFIEYTSNAIYLEDEEMAIIRLDKPMKVRKIKDDSLVDPYIQELQMNLEQIEKGGYDHFMLKEIYEQPSVIKDTYRGRLLANKGIIQMAGVEDNLEKFLNANRILIVACGTSWHAGLVAEYVLEEFARIPVEVEYASEFRYRNPIIYPNDVVIAISQSGETADTLAAIKLAKEKGAFVFGVCNVVGSSISRETHAGAYTHAGPEIGVASTKAFTTQITILTLIALRLAKAKGTMNNSDYQRYLLELELIPEKVEEALTTNDMAKTIAEIYKDAPNCLYLGRGYNFPVALEGALKLKEISYIHAEGYPAAEMKHGPIALIDEQMPVVVIAPKQNHYDKVVSNIQEIKARSGKIIAVVTKGDTQVKELADHVIEVPDTAEALTPLLATIPLQLLSYHIAVLRNCNVDQPRNLAKSVTVE, translated from the coding sequence ATGTGTGGTATTGTAGGTTATGTGGGTCACAGAGAAGCTTATCCTGTGATTATAAAAGGTCTTAAAAGACTGGAATATAGAGGGTATGACAGTGCCGGTGTGGTGTTGTGGGATGGTGAAGATTTAAAACTGTCGAAAACCAAAGGTAAGGTTACGGATTTAGAAGCGCGTGTAGCGGCAGAAATAACAACTACTGGTACAATCGGAATGGGGCATACCCGTTGGGCGACTCATGGTGTGCCGAATGATGTAAACTCGCATCCGCATGTTTCTAATTCAGGGGATCTTGTGATTATTCACAATGGTATCATTGAGAATTATGAGCCGCTTAAAAAAGAATTAATTAATAGAGGATATGTTTTTAAATCGGATACCGATACGGAAGTGTTGGTGAATCTGATTGAAGATGTGCAAAAACAGGAAAACCTGAAATTGGGGAAAGCGGTTCAAAAAGCGCTTAACCAGGTAGTGGGAGCTTATGCTATTGCTGTTTTTGATAAGAAAAAACCAAATGAAATTGTGGTAGCCCGTTTGGGTAGCCCGTTGGCAATTGGTATTGGAGAAGATGAATATTTTATCGCTTCCGATGCCTCTCCTTTTATCGAATATACCAGTAATGCGATTTACCTGGAAGATGAGGAAATGGCTATTATTCGTCTGGACAAACCGATGAAGGTTCGTAAAATTAAAGACGATTCATTAGTGGATCCGTATATTCAGGAGTTGCAAATGAACCTGGAGCAGATTGAAAAAGGTGGTTATGATCACTTTATGTTAAAGGAGATTTATGAGCAACCGAGCGTAATTAAAGATACCTACAGAGGGCGTCTATTGGCAAATAAAGGGATTATCCAGATGGCTGGTGTTGAGGATAATCTTGAAAAATTCCTGAACGCGAACAGAATCCTGATCGTAGCTTGTGGAACCTCTTGGCATGCCGGTCTTGTAGCAGAATATGTGTTGGAAGAGTTTGCGCGAATCCCGGTAGAAGTAGAATATGCTTCGGAGTTCCGTTACCGCAATCCAATCATCTATCCGAACGATGTGGTAATTGCTATCTCGCAATCCGGTGAAACGGCCGATACTTTGGCGGCGATCAAACTGGCGAAAGAAAAAGGTGCTTTTGTTTTTGGAGTGTGTAATGTGGTGGGGTCGTCTATTTCCCGTGAAACGCACGCCGGAGCCTATACGCATGCCGGACCGGAAATCGGAGTAGCTTCTACAAAAGCTTTTACAACGCAGATTACTATTCTGACATTAATTGCATTGCGCTTGGCAAAAGCAAAAGGGACGATGAATAATTCCGATTACCAACGCTATTTGTTGGAGTTGGAGTTGATCCCGGAAAAAGTGGAAGAGGCCTTGACAACAAATGATATGGCAAAAACAATTGCCGAAATCTATAAAGATGCACCAAACTGTTTGTACCTGGGAAGAGGGTATAATTTCCCGGTAGCCCTGGAAGGTGCGTTAAAGTTAAAAGAGATATCGTATATCCACGCAGAAGGATATCCGGCTGCCGAAATGAAACACGGGCCTATCGCGCTTATCGATGAGCAGATGCCAGTGGTGGTTATTGCACCAAAACAAAATCATTATGATAAAGTGGTGAGTAATATCCAGGAAATCAAAGCGCGTAGCGGGAAAATCATCGCTGTGGTAACGAAAGGAGATACGCAGGTTAAGGAATTAGCCGATCATGTTATCGAAGTTCCGGATACCGCTGAGGCATTAACGCCACTATTGGCTACCATTCCGTTGCAGTTGTTGTCGTATCATATTGCAGTATTGCGCAATTGTAATGTCGACCAGCCAAGGAATCTGGCAAAATCAGTTACGGTAGAGTAA
- the atpD gene encoding F0F1 ATP synthase subunit beta: MSKGIGKVAQIIGPVVDVVFNTQNAELPKIYDSLEITKNDGSKLVLEVQSHIGEDTVRTISMDSTDGLSRGQEVVASGAPIQMPIGKDIYGRLFNVIGDAIDGLGDLPKEGENGLPIHRQAPKFEDLSTSSEVLFTGIKVIDLIEPYAKGGKIGLFGGAGVGKTVLIQELINNIAKGHGGLSVFAGVGERTREGNDLLREMLESGIIKYGDDFMHSMENGGWDLSKVDKPGMRESKATFVFGQMNEPPGARARVALSGLSIAEYFRDGAGEGQGKDVLFFVDNIFRFTQAGSEVSALLGRMPSAVGYQPTLATEMGAMQERITSTKNGSITSVQAVYVPADDLTDPAPATTFAHLDATTVLSRKIAELGIYPAVDPLDSTSRILTPQILGDDHYNCAQRVKEILQKYKQLQDIIAILGMEELSEEDKLAVSRARRVQRFLSQPFHVAEQFTGIPGVLVDIKDTIKGFNMIIDGELDHLPEAAFNLKGTIEDAIEAGQKMLAEA; the protein is encoded by the coding sequence ATGTCTAAAGGAATAGGAAAAGTTGCACAGATTATCGGACCTGTGGTTGACGTAGTATTCAACACACAAAATGCCGAACTTCCAAAGATTTATGATTCATTAGAAATCACTAAAAATGATGGTTCAAAATTAGTACTTGAAGTACAGTCTCACATCGGTGAAGATACTGTTCGTACTATCTCCATGGATTCTACCGATGGATTAAGCAGAGGTCAAGAAGTTGTTGCTTCTGGAGCTCCGATTCAAATGCCAATTGGAAAAGATATTTATGGTCGTTTATTTAATGTAATCGGAGATGCTATTGACGGTCTTGGAGATTTACCAAAAGAAGGTGAAAACGGATTACCGATCCACCGTCAGGCTCCAAAATTTGAAGATTTATCAACGTCATCAGAAGTTTTATTTACCGGAATCAAAGTAATCGATTTGATCGAGCCTTATGCAAAAGGAGGAAAAATTGGTTTGTTTGGTGGTGCCGGTGTTGGTAAAACCGTATTGATCCAGGAGTTGATTAACAATATTGCAAAAGGTCACGGTGGTCTTTCTGTATTCGCTGGAGTAGGAGAAAGAACACGTGAAGGAAATGACTTACTTCGTGAGATGTTGGAGTCAGGAATTATTAAATATGGTGACGATTTCATGCACTCTATGGAAAATGGAGGATGGGATTTATCCAAAGTAGACAAACCGGGTATGAGAGAGTCGAAAGCGACTTTCGTATTCGGACAGATGAATGAGCCACCAGGAGCTCGTGCTCGTGTAGCTTTATCAGGTCTTTCTATCGCTGAATATTTCCGTGATGGTGCTGGTGAAGGTCAGGGGAAAGACGTATTATTCTTCGTAGATAATATCTTCCGTTTTACACAGGCTGGTTCTGAGGTGTCTGCACTTTTAGGTCGTATGCCATCTGCGGTAGGTTACCAACCAACATTGGCTACTGAAATGGGTGCGATGCAAGAGCGTATTACATCTACTAAAAATGGTTCCATTACTTCAGTACAGGCGGTTTACGTTCCTGCGGATGACTTAACGGATCCGGCTCCGGCTACAACCTTTGCCCACTTAGATGCAACTACTGTATTGTCTCGTAAAATTGCGGAGTTAGGTATTTATCCTGCTGTAGATCCATTGGATTCTACTTCTCGTATCCTTACGCCACAAATCTTAGGTGATGACCACTATAACTGTGCTCAAAGAGTAAAAGAGATCTTACAAAAATACAAACAATTACAGGATATCATCGCGATCTTAGGTATGGAAGAGTTGTCTGAAGAAGATAAATTAGCAGTATCAAGAGCACGTCGTGTACAACGTTTCTTGTCACAACCTTTCCACGTGGCAGAACAGTTTACAGGTATCCCAGGTGTATTGGTAGATATTAAAGATACAATCAAAGGTTTCAACATGATTATTGATGGTGAATTAGATCACCTGCCGGAAGCTGCATTCAACTTGAAAGGTACTATCGAAGATGCTATCGAAGCCGGACAAAAAATGTTGGCAGAAGCATAA
- a CDS encoding F0F1 ATP synthase subunit epsilon translates to MIVEIVSPEATLFKGEVTSVAVPGVNGEFQMLNNHAPIVSLLGKGNVKIVGPGVKIAKEFASKFNKVNEQTYWLPINSGTVEMNDNKIIVLAD, encoded by the coding sequence ATGATTGTAGAAATAGTTTCACCGGAAGCCACTTTATTCAAAGGAGAAGTTACTTCGGTAGCCGTTCCGGGTGTAAATGGTGAGTTTCAGATGTTGAATAACCACGCGCCAATCGTTTCTTTATTAGGTAAAGGAAATGTGAAAATCGTTGGCCCTGGAGTGAAGATCGCAAAAGAATTTGCATCTAAATTCAACAAAGTTAACGAGCAAACCTACTGGTTGCCGATTAATTCCGGAACAGTAGAAATGAATGACAATAAAATTATTGTTTTAGCTGACTAA